Proteins encoded by one window of Crassostrea angulata isolate pt1a10 chromosome 9, ASM2561291v2, whole genome shotgun sequence:
- the LOC128163308 gene encoding uncharacterized protein LOC128163308: MAIRWIRIYVSAIQIFCVLINTDVFVSSVCLEDIFSFIRSSKACAFRKADFDNISNDETKGCQIGCSILSTVPLYSKMNNKNVSKMSGINLSLLSFQYTTWWPTYCNDMTGLTINIGCGGKFISNRGIRESCVSDTQCENGTTNSMCNETSEVCECKKGCLFLWESNTCSPIKRETEQTKSSQTGTVMGVGVAGLVLGVVVCGILYFILIHYRKKYQTRRNKEIREEAFARVSCSYRQGNDDMEGLGVYNYIHCEPVNSHVQSDYDHVPQHGVGDDYSHMNSCNANQVFSSGEYGVIS, encoded by the exons ttCCGTGTGCCTTGAGGATATTTTTTCGTTCATCAGAAGCAGTAAAGCTTGTGCGTTTAGAAAGGCTGATTTTGACAACATATCCAATG ACGAAACAAAAGGATGCCAGATTGGCTGTTCAATACTTTCAACTGTTCCACTGTATtctaaaatgaataataaaaatgtatctaAAATGTCGGGGATAAATCTTTCTCTATTGTCGTTTCAATATACAACCTGGTGGCCAACATATTGTAACGATATGACGGGATTAACCATAAATATTGGTTGCGGAGGAAAATTCATAAGta atCGTGGAATTAGAGAAAGCTGTGTTAGCGATACTCAGTGTGAAAATGGTACTACCAATTCCATGTGTAATGAGACGAGCGAGGTTTGTGAGTGTAAAAAAGGATGCCTGTTTTTGTGGGAGTCTAACACCTGTTCCCCAA TCAAAAGAGAAACAGAACAAACCAAAAGCTCTCAGACTGGTACGGTTATGGGTGTTGGAGTTGCCGGTCTTGTGCTAGGAGTCGTTGTTTGTGGAATACTTTATTTCATATTGATTCACTACAGAAAGAAATATCAAACAAG ACGTAACAAAGAAATTCGAGAGGAAGCATTTGCCCGG GTATCTTGTTCTTATAGACAGGGAAACGATGATATGGAAGGACTTGGTGTTTACAACTATATACATTGTGAACCAGTCAACAGTCATGTACAATCAGACTATGATCACGTCCCACAACATGGCGTGGGTGATGACTATAGTCATATGAATTCATGCAATGCAAACCAAGTATTTAGTTCAGGAGAATACGGGGTGATCAGCTGA